The DNA window CATCGTAGTCCGCATAACTAACGGCACTCGGGCGGAGCCAATAATGTATCTCAGGGTGCAATTGCACATTTGCAGCCcctcaattttttttgaagGCTATAGAATGACCTATAAAGaaaatctaaattttttttaatagcttTACTCTATACACATTATCCACCTACTATATACGCAAGAATTTACATCTTGAAACCTGATGCATAATTTTAATTAATAGTATGTAATTTCATACTATTAGATAATTTGATAACTGCTGCAAATAATAAATAACAAGTTGCagcaattttccaaaaaaaaatgtgtatTTAGAGCAAATATTTAGTTGTACTAAAAATTTATAAACCAACACATTGTAAGTATAAACTAATGTTGTTATCCCCCGAATAAAGTTCATGACTCAACCACTGAGTAAATCTTAGTTAtggtaattttttattttagtgtgTCAGTAACATCATTCGAACACGATAATCATTTCTGtgcaatttgaaaaattttcaaggaTGACTTAATCTTACTTAATTtagttaatatttttaaaatattaaaaccACAAATGTTCGATAAAGAGCTGCTAGTTATTTGTTTAGTTATATCTACCTACTAGATAAGAGAACAACTCAAGTTCTCATTGAATGCCAAGTGTTAAGGTATTATTGGAGGAAgcaattttcatttctttattttgttcATTAAGGATTGAGAAATTTCTATTTGGGACTTGGTATCCAAATTGTAAGTATCAATAGTTCCATACTATTTGGGGCTAATTGGTAATAACAGCTtaattattttcctttctttcttttgtttgtatttttattggtGGCAAAGGTCAGTTGGGTCCTTCCATGAAAGCTACCTATCAAAATAGTAGCTAACTATTCAGGGTCATTTTTGtacatttgaaattatttctttataaTTTTGTGATCAAATGCAAATAGTTGTATACTGTTTGTGGGCTCCATTCATCACATGGGCTCTTTTCTGATTAACTAGATAATGGAGTGAGTCTAATTAGTGTAAGTCATATTAGGCCGGTAAATTAGTGAAACATCCAAATTTGCAAGAGGTTAGTCTAACACTTAACCCTAATGAATTTTTGTCTTGAACATTTTTAGTCATTCTTTAGGTTCAAGAGTCAAGACCCGAAAGCTTTCTCGGTTCTCATCTTTCTTTCGCTGACATAGCTGACTATCAGCCTGCAAAATCCTTGCTTTTCTACCAATTacctcaacaactaattgtACTTCCTTCGATTGCAGCCATAAAAATCTTCCATATGCacgtaaaattttcttttttcccaaaaatctGCTCACTTTAGGGATGAATGTTGTACCAATTCAATCATTTTTGTACTAGGTTTGAATTTAACAGTGAAATTCTTCTCTTTCCTGAAGTGATGTTTGCTTTTATAAAAGAATTTTTTAATCATGTATGGTACAGCTTCCAAAACCCACCATTTACACAAAAAGGGAAACAACAAAGCCTTCTTATGCCATTTTCTCAGTTTCGCCAATATTGAAGAGAGTAGAGAAAACATAGGTACAATTGTTCTCTTCCCTCCTTCTACTCGTAGTTATATTTTTTTACTTGGAATCATTTTCCCTTTTGTCAAAAAGGCGCCCCTGTTGTTCTTATAAATCACCATCAATGATTTaaattttctctaatttttagATTTGTCTGCATCAAGGTAGAGATTTAAGTTTCAAAGTGATTTAACAAGGTTTGTCTTATTgcattaaatttaagtactaTTATGTGTATGATTTTATGCCTGAAAGAATAAGTGAGATGGTAGCTTTTTGGATTAGGTTATATCTATCTTTTAGATCAAGGATAACACTTACAATTCTTTTCTATACCTGATAGGAAAAAACTCATGCTTATCACTTTGTACAATGAATTTGAACATGATGAAGGAAGCAAAATAGCAAACATGTTTAACACTGCCCCCCTAATCATAGTTATGCACATCAAAGTAACTACATTCAATAGTAAAACTTTCTCTATGCATTATAATTGTTTACTAATAGACTTCTAAATGCTTCATATATTCTCTTACTAAAAATTTTCATGATATCTGTAGTTCTATCCTACtaaaaattttcatgatttcTGCAGTTTTGTCATTCACTGCAAGATAGTCGTCTGATATTCTAATAAATCCTCTACTGCTAGGTGAACTCTTTTTGACGCAATGGTAAATTTAATcttctttttacttttgactATAAAATATTAATGCACTCCCATGGTGATTTCTCTATCTGTATTCTGACTATAATCATTCAGGTGTACTTTGAACAAgaaagaaatcaagaatttgcTTGTATATGTACAAGCAGAATAGTGAAAAGAAGCCATGGCTTTCTAGAAAGTCCATCTCGAAATGAAAATTTATCAGCAAAAACACCATGCAAACATCCAACAGAGACTACTCAGCAGTCTACTAAAGAAACAGCTCAATAGAACACTCCACCTAGCAATATCCAAGATAGTCCAACAAAGAAAGTTAAAGCCAAGCAGGTCTGAAATTGCCtaattttgtacttttgttaagTCTTCTGTTAACTAGCTGAATGACTGCCTCCATTGCTTAGACAATCTTTTTTGAATTATGTTACGATACGTTATTCTTTTCACTCAAGAAATAATAGATCCCAATATAATTATTAATAGTTTAGTTAGCAATGCAATACTTCCGTAAGCAATGAATCTTACTTAGAGCTGCTACTATGTAGTGGCTAGCACTGAAGTACATGTCCTGCTAAAACATGAATGGCTTGGTTAATGTAATCTATGGTTGTGATTTGCATATGATTTACCCTTTGAACTGACAAATACATTATGAAGTTTGAGCAAATTATCCTCATTATTACAGCAGATACAAACAACAAAAGAGTTAAATAGACAGCAAAAATTTTTTGGCCCACAATTTAGTTATTGATATTACTGGGCAGGCCGGTGCTTGGCACGGCCAGACCCAtgctagtatatatatatatacacaaacaCACAAACCTACAAGTGACATATAAAGGAGTGAGATAATATCAATTGacccaacaaaaataaaaaaatgtggTTGCTTGCATTGGTGGATTTGGTACCATTTTTAGCCGCGGTAGAGATTTTGTCAACCAAGATGAGTCAGGCTGACTGGATTTTAGATTTCCATCTCTACTATTGAAGATTGAAGATCGCAATGAACTAGCATCTCTTAGCTTATCGGCTACCAAAGACCTTGCAAGAGTAGGTGCCATCCACTCACGAGTGGCCGGCCCAAGACCATTATGTCCGAGTCCACGACCCACATTGAAGTGTAAACTCAACCCGCCAGCCGCAACACTGACGTGTACATAAACCCACCggctcttttcttttctttaaaaaaaaaaaaaaagagataaggccaccttgaaattttccttttctttttttcctttggcACAATTGTCCCATTAATTAATGTTACTCACGtcatgagattttttttttttttttttcgtgttGGTGCATCAGTAACATGATTTCTTCCACAATGGTTTCTCTGATTTATATCTGATTCAGCACTACAGGTTTTAAAGCTTGGGCATTGGATGGATGATGCTTAGCTTAAAAAAGCTTTCCACCTTAAAAGCAAATTAGTAAAACTATACTAGAATGAAAATACACTTCACATCACTGGCACCAATTTCATCAACTAGTAGcctgttatttttcattttccaccaaaaatATGTTTGAATCAGAAAATTTTCTCACTCAGGGTTTCAGTTGCCCTTCTTGGCTTCTGTGTCCAGGCCATATCCAAATGGGTACAACGGGTCATAATGTCTGTCCCCGACGTTCATGGGCAGTTGATCAACCGTCTTGAACCATGTATGAGGAAGCTTGCCCGTGAAACCATAGTCACCAAATAAAACATCAGCAACCCCTTGGCCCTCAGTTCCTGGAAGCCAAGCAGCTACAAGTGCATCTATTCGATTCACGTATGGCTGAATGACGACAGGCCGGCCGGTGATCAGAACTACAACGCATTTCACAGACCCACAAACGTTAGTAATGGTACTAGGGCCTGGTTCAGGAATTGTCAAGTTTAAGCTGTCCCCGAATGTTTCAGCATATGGTGGCTCTCCCACCACAACAACCGCATAGGAGAACTTGTTGGACTTGACGAATTCTGCATCAGGTTTTTCGCTGTACACAACTTCTGTTGTTGGATCAACTGCATTTCTTATACCAGTCAGGATTGTGGTACCTGTTTACCAGAAAAGAATAAGTTGGAGTCAGTTACCAGTACGAATAAATGCCATCACTGCTACTGCTATCAGCTAAAATGATAACCAAAGAACCTTTTGTGATGTTGCCGCTGAGGCCTTGCCACTCAATTGTCCACCCACCACATTGGTTACCAATATTATCAGCGTGGGTTCCTGCAACTAGAATGCGTTTCGCTTTCTTGGGGAGGGGTAGCAATGGCTTGTCTGCGGATTCACCATTCTTCAACAGCACAAGAGATTTCCTCACTGCTTCTCTTGCCAGGTCTCTGTGCTCCTGTTAACGTTAAAAAAGTGTTTAAACCTGGGGTCAAATGATCTCTCAACTTCTCTTTCATCTTTTCTATTCAATCCGCTCTTTGTAAATCGACACCCACTTACCTGCAAACCAACGTATTTGGTCATGCTATAGTCGGCCAATGGGTGCTCAAAGATGCCCATCGTGAACTTCACCCTCAAAATCCTCTTCACTGCATCATCAATTCGGCTCATTGGAACAAAATTGTTCTTAACCAGGAAGGTTAGACCATCAATGAATTCTGTATAGTTGTATGGAATCATCATCTGCAATATCCGGAAAATAACACAAGTCCTTCAACATTTAGCAGAGTAGATTAATATTATAAGCTTGTTAAGCAAATCAGACTGACCATGTCAATTCCAGCGTTGACACCAGTGACAATTGAGTATGTGTAATTTGCATGAGGAGGAGAGGTAATCCTGTCAATGCCTTCCCAATCTGAGATGACAAATCCCTGAATAATAATTCAGAACTTAATTAATCCTGTGCTTGATTGAAGATGTCGAATGTGGAACTGGAAGCAGGAAGGAGTACTTTTTACTTTCGAAACAGATTAGTTTACCCGAAATCTGAGTGTGTTCTTAAGAAAACCAGTGATCATTTCACGATTAGCATGCATCTTTATTCCATTCCAGCTTGAATAGGAGATCATGACAGTCGATACACCCTTGATAATTGCATTATAATAGCCGGCCATATGGATGCTAAGCAAACCATGCCTGCTGATCACTGTATTATTCTCATTGATGCCTTCAGTCGTTCCTCCATCACCAACAAAGTGCTTAGCACATGCAGCAATGTTCtttctgccaaaaaaaaaaaaaaagattaatcaaGAATGCAAACTCCGAAGGTACAGGGTATACAATTTCTGGGAAATTATTATCTATTCctagaataatattttaaaaattatacagATTTTAGGTCGAATGGAGTAATTTTCATGTATCTTCTAATCGATACCGGGTAGAGCTAAACAACCTCCCAAGTCCAAGTTTTGAAGCTTTGAACGGTCAATTGCACTTTCTAACCTTTTTGTGGGCGTATGGTTAGATATCTTATTTACTAGTAGATGTTCTTTGTTACCCCTGTTTTAAAGTTCAATCTGGTCCACATCAGTTCTTGACAAAAAAAGCAAAAGCTAACATCCAACTGATGTTGCTTTCCCATGAATGCTAGCGTGCAATCTTCCATCAATATATCTCTTTCATCCCCTTGGAACAAGAAGATTTTAGCACCCAAAACTTGAATTGTAAGGATGGCAAATGTTGACTTTGGATTCTTGAAAAGTTTTAGCCCGGCAAGGACAATAAAGGCTCGCGTTCAAGTTGATTTAGATCGTCCAACACGACTTGAATGGCTTGAATAAGACGAAGGATATTTCCAATTATCCACAAAAGGGCAGCTAATTGAAGTTTATGATATATTACTAGTAATTTTCACACTGGATCCAGGATTTATATGTGCTTCAGAAAGAAAGACATCGTTGTTCATTACTTTATGaatgaatcaagaaaatgatggAATAAGAGGAATTTGTAATACTTACTGGCCAGCAAGATAAGGAACCCCTAAGCGGCCATTGGACGGGATTTCTCCTTGTAATCCCGGGATAATCTCAGTCATTGCTCTCACAATTTTGGGATCTTCACTATAGCTTTCATAACACCGGCCCCATCTGGGATCTCTGCAGACCTAATCACAGATCGGAAAGGGCACTTATTTTGATTGTTCAATGTACTCTGAGCTGCATAACAATTAATGGTTCATAGAAAGAGTTAAATTACCGCAACGCAAGGTGCAAAAGCATATTGAATGCCTGTAGCCCTCACTTCAAGGGCAGTTGCAGCTCCAATCTTC is part of the Coffea eugenioides isolate CCC68of chromosome 6, Ceug_1.0, whole genome shotgun sequence genome and encodes:
- the LOC113775767 gene encoding uncharacterized protein LOC113775767 gives rise to the protein MLRLKMAKGSLLAFGIALFCFCATMKAEAEYLPYKDPKQPVNTRIKDLLSRMTLEEKIGQMVQIDRSVASREIMKKYYIGSVLSGGGSVPAKQASPETWVDMVNDFQKGSLSTRLGIPMIYGIDAVHGHNTVYKATVFPHNIGLGATRDPALAKKIGAATALEVRATGIQYAFAPCVAVCRDPRWGRCYESYSEDPKIVRAMTEIIPGLQGEIPSNGRLGVPYLAGQKNIAACAKHFVGDGGTTEGINENNTVISRHGLLSIHMAGYYNAIIKGVSTVMISYSSWNGIKMHANREMITGFLKNTLRFRGFVISDWEGIDRITSPPHANYTYSIVTGVNAGIDMMMIPYNYTEFIDGLTFLVKNNFVPMSRIDDAVKRILRVKFTMGIFEHPLADYSMTKYVGLQEHRDLAREAVRKSLVLLKNGESADKPLLPLPKKAKRILVAGTHADNIGNQCGGWTIEWQGLSGNITKGTTILTGIRNAVDPTTEVVYSEKPDAEFVKSNKFSYAVVVVGEPPYAETFGDSLNLTIPEPGPSTITNVCGSVKCVVVLITGRPVVIQPYVNRIDALVAAWLPGTEGQGVADVLFGDYGFTGKLPHTWFKTVDQLPMNVGDRHYDPLYPFGYGLDTEAKKGN